A region of the Megalops cyprinoides isolate fMegCyp1 chromosome 21, fMegCyp1.pri, whole genome shotgun sequence genome:
TTTGGACAGCGGTAAGGAAAGTAAATGTTTTGAGGGGACCTTTTTGTTAGTTTGTCTTTCACTTTGGCCAAGTCGTTGAAGCCACGGTAGTCTGTTTTTATATGAAGTGCgataatattttgttaatgaataGGTTGCACAATCGGTTCACTGCTGCGAAGACAGACCGCAAGGTTTGATCCCTTTCAGACACTGTAGTAAAGAaaggtttacattttaaatctcaTAGATGTAATTTTAGTAGTATCTTATACAAGTCTGGTTAATATTATAAATGAACCATTTTAAAGCATCAACGTACGGTTACTGCGCTTGCTCATCGGTTGTTTGTTCGGACGATGAGGTCAGAGTTCAGTAAACATTGTGttgacagtgatgtcatgctggAAAGATGGCTGAGGGGTGAGTCTATCATGTTACCGAGTACCGGTTTTTAAGTCCTAATTTCTTGTATACTTTATCTAACTCACATGAGCTATGATGCATTAGCATGAGAAACGTTTAGTCTTATTTGTATCTTATTTCCATGCCAGTGCATGGAAAACAATGACTCGAATTTGCTACTTTAGGAGTTAGTTCGcgtcaagttagctagctaggttgctGGCCATTGGTAGCTGGTTAGCTACCAAGCTACGATCAGTAGTACTAGAGTTAGTCTACCTGGATTTGTTTATAAACGTTGTAAGACTGATGCTACTTGGGCAGACTATTACAAAAGAAAGAGGAATAGCTTCAGCTAGATCTGGCTAAATAGGGTCTGAGGTATTTGGCTTACTACGAATAAAATCAGTCTGCTTCTTCAGTGACTGCACTGTAAATACTAGCTCGCcagcaaattacaaaaaaaaaaaatcctaagcgagctagctagctaaatggaGCTGAAGTCTTTCGTGTGTCAATACCTGCAATTCAGAATTAGTGTTTTGCCTATTAAAATGTTGCGCTTGCATTTCGTTAGCTAGATATTTAGCTTTTTTGTAGATGTGTCTTACTGCTAAATTGTAAAGGGCATTTAACTGTTGACACATGTCGTTATCTCTTAGGGACGGAggttggtgggggggttggttgCAGCAAAGTTTCCAGGTTGTCAAAGATAAGGTAAGCCTTATGACATTAGCGGACAGGTTAATACTAGCACAGTAATCTGATTAACAAAGTTTCCTACCAGCTAGCTGGCAGTATTTGCACGGCAAGACCTAGTTTTGCTTTGTGCAGTTTGTCTCACCGATGTTCTTGGTTTATTGTggatttctgttattattaaGACCCTTCAATGAAGCAATGTGGATTTGGTCCTTCTCAACAAAATAATGCTGTTGAAAAGACCTCTGTCCAAGAGGTAGATAGTCGTAGTTGTTCTACTTTTTGAGGTTTTACACGTTAAGTCAGAGATGCATCCTTAAAGTTTAAGGAGAAGGTCTGTGTTACCTGATGTATTATTCGTCTTTCAGTCATGTCTTAAATCGCCCTACACTGATTTTTAGAGGTGAGAATGTAAGTGGAATATTTATGCAACAGGATAAATATGTCAGATGCAATCTGCGACTTTTACGTCCTAGTCGGTGGAAGCTTACGAGTTCTTGAAACGTGACCTGACCGAGTTCTCCAACGTAGTGCAACATGACACGGCATGCAGCATCGCGGCCACAGCCATCGCTGTGCGGGACAAATTAACAGTAAGTGGTCCAGATCTGAAGCATTGATCCAAAGTATAGCAGTTCCCCTTGGGAGAGTGTTTTCTCTCGACTGTCTATTTGTGCTGTGTATTCCCTCTTACACAGCGAGACAGACTTATGACCAGTTTCACATTTAATGCACCGGACTTTGTCCTTAATATATGAATTAGAATTAGAAGTGTTTCCCCCCATTTCTCCCCCATTGTTTTATAAGAAAGGAAAATAGATAATACTAAAATCTGTTACTAAAGGTTAAGGACAATGCATGTAGTGGTTTGATTGGATATATGTTATCATCTGGGGTACTGCTTTCATTTAtgagaaaaagcatttgatgaGTGTATTTGACAAATGGTGACATGGAATGAAATGCTCATACCAAATCACATCATGAGCTGTTATAACTTACTGGAACACATAAAACAGAATGTAAAGTCCTGTAGATCGAATATGCCCCCTACCCCTTTGTGTCTGGAGATGGAAGGGTCATCAGAGAGAACCGACAGGGTGAGGAAAAGCCTATCCAGTATTCTGGGGGTGATAACGGACACCCTCACACCCCCAGCGGACAAAACCATTGACTGCAGCGTTATCACCCTGGTGGCGACTCCGTCGGGGACGACAGAGTTGTATGACAGCGTGAAGGTGAGTTTCGCTCTTTCAGCGTAACTTACTTTATCCACTCTCTCAGACAGTGAGGTTCTTTTTTATCACAGAATTCCACAAATTTCTTAATTCTAACTATAATTCTTCTTTTAACATATCTAATCAaacttaatatttaattatttcacttggtcattgtattttactgtaGTCTCAggtttttttattccaaaacaaacaagtgcAATGCCGTTTTTGTGGTAACTGTTGCAAGTCTAAGCGTTACATGCTTCTGCATAAAGTGTGCTGTGGTGTAGTTGTACTTGTGAATATagtgcacagtgcacatttcAGTAGTGCCTCTGCTGGGTTTAAGGCAATCAAGCTGATTAACTTCTCAAGTTTTCTTTCTGCAATATTGTTTGTGTCTCTCCAGGCCCGTCTGTACAGCTTGCAAGCTGATCCTGCTACTTACTGCAATGAACCTGATGGTTAGTGCTGCTTCATGTTTCTCCGTCTTGCCACGCCCACCTGTGCACTTTTTGACCTGTTGCCTGTCACACGATTAGAAGTAGTAAGGCAGTTACTGACATTGACCGTAATTTGTTTTAGCCACTTTACACTTTTCAAAGgcactggagaaaaaaatgatgatacATGATTGAATACAAGGACCCCAATCCAGGATTTGAACTCATGACGTCTCCTCAGTCAGGGTCCACAcccatgcctgtgtgtgtatactccCCAGGTCCCCCGGAGCAATTTGAGGCCTGGTTCTCCACCTTTAGTCTTGAGGAGAATAAAGAGGAGATATCTGAACTCATGACCAGCAGCCCCTCCATTCGGGCCCTCTACAACAAAATGGTAAAGTCCTCTGCAGccttgaacccccccccccccccccccccccccaaaatgcaCAAGTGGTTTACACTGGGTGGTAAGGGGCCAATTAAAGGAATAGATTGCTTAATTTTTTAAGTGGTATGCCATCAGGTGTAGGCGACCGTTCATATCTAACCATATGTAAGAATAAAcaatttgtattgtatttaatgtCACTACAATTCttaacatatttttcttttcccgATAGTATTATTGGTTCTTGTGGTTTCTCCTTAGTTGTTATTAGTCTCACTTCACGTAGTTTTATTCCGTTAGATTGTGACTATTGACCATGTCAagcaaacagagagagtgaaaacaTGATGTAGAAAAATCTATCGTCTGGTCACCATTTCTTGGCAGTACATTTGGCAGTAGGTTTGACAGAAACTCTAGTTCACATAACATGGCGTACAGACATTCTCTTGTCACTCGGGAAAGGAGTGATCCTGTTGAAGTTTCACTAAAATATGCAGGACTGGGTACTTTGTTATCCAGTGCAACACTCTTACGtatattttacttaatttaaGCCTTTTTGTAAACAGAGGATCCTGTTATACAATACAGTAAAAAGACTTATTTTATGTGATGCAGGTCCCAGCAGCAGTATCCCACTCTGAGTTCTGGCAGCGGTACTTCTACAAAGTTTTTCAGGTGGAACAGGTATATTGAGTTGTAATACTGATGTTGGTTGTTTCTGTCAGACCAtgtgttttctcatttcattcatttgtaattaattattaaagttCCAGTGCGAAAAATCGGTCACACTTTATCTCTTGTGTGTCTTTCACCACCTAGTGGTGAATTTGGGGAACAGCGCTATACATTTTGAAGGTGCTGTGGTTTAAGAAGAGCTCACTCTGTCTACCTACAGTGGCAGGTggctgttcttttgtgcttcTTAGTTTAATTTTAAGTCAAACTTACCTTTTTACTGCAGTGAAACCCTATTCTGAACTGGTAGCATTAATGACCAAATTCTCAATCAGGGCTTTGAGTCATTTTAATAAGCAGAAATATTAATTTGGAGGTGCAATATAGCTTAAACTTAAATGTCTATTCACGTGAAAACAGTAAAAGGACACTTATCACTGTTCATTCTAAAAAAACTGCATACCTTAGACTTGCACACAAAGCAGGACATCAGGATGTCCTCAAAGTCTGACCTCAATGTCTGGCCAAATTTTAGGCTGTAATTACCACACAGATTGATGAAGGAGGCCGCTGGTGATTTGAGAGGATAGACATATTGACTGGCatttcacaaagaaagaaatgactTGAGACAGGGGTTATAAGCAAGTTCGAAGACATTGGCTGAAGTGAAGATCTGGCCGTGCAGATCAGTTGGGAACTGCAGCAGGTGAGAGCTGCTGCTCTTTAAACCACATGTGGCCCTTGGCTCTGCACCTGCAGCTGACACTTCCTTTGCTGTGAAACACAGGAGGAGGTGAGAAGGGTCGTGCTGAAAGAGAGAACGGAGAGGAGCGCCGACTCAGAGGAGCTGGactgggaggaagaggaaggtaCTTCTCTACATCCCATTTTAAACCTCATTCACTTGATAGCACAGTGTCAGggagccctgctcctggagAGCCCCGGTGATGTCTGGTCTTTATTCCGCCCAAGCTCCTAATTGCATGGCTAGATTGGTCAtcatgcaaaatgaatacaGGCGATCTTGCAGGAATGGTGAAATTCCAAGTATCTTGTGCACATGGCCACccacattaatttagcagactaATTGACCCGGCCTCCACCATGGCAGGACCAGGTTTGCCAAACCCCGGTGTAGCTCCAAAGCAGTGTTGCCAGTTTGCCTTGAGAGGATACTTGTTTTCAGATCAGTTTCTGTATGGGATGAGCAGTGCCCGCCAGGTTAAATGGCTAACATTGCCAGGAGCAACTTCTGCCATAACATTggaggtgtgctgtgtgatgtcatagctcaggagctgggcttgtaacctgAAGGTTGCACTGTCAGTTCTCAGTTGGGACGCTGCCATTGGACACAGTAGGGTTCAAAACCTTGCCTCCATCTGCATAAATGGAGATCAACTGTGGAAGTCGATCGGTATAATCGGTATAATAAAATACGCGGTCAAAATTCCCTTCTTCCATGATGATAGACCCTttagagaagaaaaatgtttcttttttgtaaaaataggTCTTCTTTATGCTTTCAGTGCATTTACTGGGCAGTTCAttgtctgacattttctttctttggttATACTAAAGTGCTGTTTTCCTCGTTCACATTTTGGGTCAGATGAGTTTTTGGTGGCGACCTTCACATCCCGTTTGGACCTAAAGTCCCAGGAGGAATGCAGCGTTTTACCTTCCAGTGCTGCTGCGGACTTGGCAATGGTGTCACTCGCTAAACTGGA
Encoded here:
- the LOC118768737 gene encoding BSD domain-containing protein 1-like isoform X1, translated to MAEGDGGWWGGWLQQSFQVVKDKSVEAYEFLKRDLTEFSNVVQHDTACSIAATAIAVRDKLTMEGSSERTDRVRKSLSSILGVITDTLTPPADKTIDCSVITLVATPSGTTELYDSVKARLYSLQADPATYCNEPDGPPEQFEAWFSTFSLEENKEEISELMTSSPSIRALYNKMVPAAVSHSEFWQRYFYKVFQVEQEEVRRVVLKERTERSADSEELDWEEEEDEFLVATFTSRLDLKSQEECSVLPSSAAADLAMVSLAKLDAGTAHGEAGLTHAGTPLVQLERPGFDRAGADEELALKLTEASLEEPDLDREGLLLETVLTGAGVARAVPEGGAGKEETELGAGGKRESLGGEGPHDLSVFELNSDSGKSSPSISGKEGSSTDVSEDWEKDFDLDMTEEEVRQTLSKLSTDGEFEDEDWENWD
- the LOC118768737 gene encoding BSD domain-containing protein 1-like isoform X2, coding for MQHRGHSHRCAGQINTDKTIDCSVITLVATPSGTTELYDSVKARLYSLQADPATYCNEPDGPPEQFEAWFSTFSLEENKEEISELMTSSPSIRALYNKMVPAAVSHSEFWQRYFYKVFQVEQEEVRRVVLKERTERSADSEELDWEEEEDEFLVATFTSRLDLKSQEECSVLPSSAAADLAMVSLAKLDAGTAHGEAGLTHAGTPLVQLERPGFDRAGADEELALKLTEASLEEPDLDREGLLLETVLTGAGVARAVPEGGAGKEETELGAGGKRESLGGEGPHDLSVFELNSDSGKSSPSISGKEGSSTDVSEDWEKDFDLDMTEEEVRQTLSKLSTDGEFEDEDWENWD